In Candidatus Accumulibacter cognatus, the genomic window CGGTAGTGGGTGGTGAAGGGGACGCCGGCGATCTGGCGGGTTTCCTGGGTCAGGCGTCCGTGCGGGTCGTATTGGCGGTCGATGGCGGTGAGCAGGGCGTCGGCGGCGTCGCGTTGTTCGATGTGGGTGAGGCGTCCCTGGCCGTTGGCCCCCTGGTCCCAGAGGAAGAGGTCGCGGCGGTGGTCGGCATAGGTGCTGTGGGTGAGGCGGTTGAGGGCGTCGTATTGACGGAAGGTCGTCTGGCCCTGGGCGTCGGTGTGGGTCAGTTCGTTGCCGGCGGCGTCGAAGGTCCGGCTGCTGACGCCGCTGTCGGGGGAGTCGAGGCCGGTGGCGTTGCCCAGGCCGTCGACGGTGTAGCGCGTGGCGAGGTTTCTCGGGTCGGTGACGCGGCTCAGGCGGTGCTGTCCGTCGTAGGCGTACTGGGTGAGGCCGCCACTTGGATCGGTGACCCGGATCAGGCGGTTGAGGGCGTCGAAGGCCTGGGTGCTGCTGCGGGTGCCGGCACCGTGCGGGGTGGTGAGGGTGGTGAGGTTGCCTTGCGGATCGTAGGCGTAGTCGGCCTGGAGTTGGTCGAGCGCGCCGAGTTCGCGGGTCAGGCGGCTGAGCGCGTCATGGACGCGTTGGCGGGTCTGGCTGAGGACGTGGGCGGGGTCGCGCCATTCTTCTTTGACGCGATTGCCGGCGGCGTCGAGGGTATAGGTGAGGGTGTTGCCGAGGGCGTCGGTGATTTGCGTGAGGCGGTGGGCGGGGTCGTAGGTGTAGGCGAGGAAGCTGCCATCGGGTGGCGTGAGGCGGGTGAGCTGGCCGGCTGGGTCGTAGGTGTAGGCGGTGTGTTCGTCGCCGACGGTCTGGCTGGTGAGGCGGCCGCGCGCGTCGTAGGTGAAGGTGGTGACGAGGCCGTTCGGGTCGATCAGGGTGAGCGGCCGGCCGTTCAGGTCGTAGGCGGTGAGGTCGCTGCGCTGCCCGAGGGCATTGGTGACGCTGGCGAGCTGGCCGCGTTTGCCGGGGTCGGGGTCGGCGGCGTCGTAGTAGGTGTAGGTGGTGAGGTCGGCGACGTCGGTGCGCGGGCCGTCGGCGGTGAGGACCTGGCCGACGCTGTGGTAGGTCCAGGTCCAGGTGCGCGGGCTGCCGACCAGGGGGGCGGCGAAGCCCTGGCTGCCGTTGACGTCGGGGGTGGCTTGTTCGCTGCGCGTGAGGAGGTTGCCGGCGGGGTCATGGGTGAAGGTGGTGCGCTTGAGGGGTTCGGCGATACGCAGCGGCAGGCGCCAGGCGGGATGCCATTCGGTGCGGGTGGTGCGCGCGTTGGGGGTGCCGGCGGCTTCGATGCGCTGGGTTTCGAGGTGGCGGCTGTCGTAGGTGTAGAGGGTGAGGTGGCCGTTGAAGTCGGTCTGGCTCAGGAGGTTGCCGTTGCTGGGGTCGTAGGTGAAGCGGCGGGTGAACCCGGGAACGAGGGGCTGGCTGATCGTCGAGACGCGGCTGGCGCCGAGGAGGTTCTCTCGAACTGGTACTGGGTGACGGCCGCCAGGGGGTTGGTGACGGTGCTGCCGGTCATCTTGCCGGTGGCGTCTTTCTGATAGACGAAGGTGTG contains:
- a CDS encoding RHS repeat protein, with protein sequence MPLQPDPPRPRLQDPARNRLHLRRRLALIDLPALLPQPEPLPQPKQRPTQHGQLLAAQPRRPPQPRRWRQPRPPAAWRRPDPALPPPARERHRLGQRRRHRRSAAKDPHRLELPRQRRRRRNLRCRRPAPQPRRTRRPLAHLPLPAWQRPARRHPGPLRPPPQLHLQRPEPPDRSHHPRCREDHLHLRRRPPRQRHLSRQPQPPLPLHQHHRRRPRRTRPAQRPHRRKRHSLRHLDLRPQRTRREQRTRRWRRPPHLRLSERRHRQDDRQHRHQPPGGRHPVPVRENLLGASRVSTISQPLVPGFTRRFTYDPSNGNLLSQTDFNGHLTLYTYDSRHLETQRIEAAGTPNARTTRTEWHPAWRLPLRIAEPLKRTTFTHDPAGNLLTRSEQATPDVNGSQGFAAPLVGSPRTWTWTYHSVGQVLTADGPRTDVADLTTYTYYDAADPDPGKRGQLASVTNALGQRSDLTAYDLNGRPLTLIDPNGLVTTFTYDARGRLTSQTVGDEHTAYTYDPAGQLTRLTPPDGSFLAYTYDPAHRLTQITDALGNTLTYTLDAAGNRVKEEWRDPAHVLSQTRQRVHDALSRLTRELGALDQLQADYAYDPQGNLTTLTTPHGAGTRSSTQAFDALNRLIRVTDPSGGLTQYAYDGQHRLSRVTDPRNLATRYTVDGLGNATGLDSPDSGVSSRTFDAAGNELTHTDAQGQTTFRQYDALNRLTHSTYADHRRDLFLWDQGANGQGRLTHIEQRDAADALLTAIDRQYDPHGRLTQETRQIAGVPFTTHYRYTHGRLTGLTTPGGQQIDYSLNPQGQISEVRLTTSGQVKTLASAITYHPSGALQQLTNGSGQRLTWGQDADGRPASYILANETWQIAYDSASRLASQSKLSDPTQTASYGYDPLDRLTQAVLPSVTHGYGYDATGNRLSQTSGAATRRYTLSPTSNRLSAIAGSQAKAYTTDANGSLAADGAGQTFTYDARGRLTGVTVAGVATTYRLDPLGQRIRKTGSDDTLYHYDQAGRLISETAPDGSPRKDYVWLGDQPLAILQ